CCCGGCCAGGAAAACTCCGCCCGAAACCACGAATAGGCTGGCCAACAGCACAATGAACTGGGCGTACTCCTCCATTGAGTGCTGCACCAGGTGCTTGTCGAACCCGAACCAAATCCACGCCCCGACCGGAAGGCCCAGGCCCAGGGAAACCACCGCCTTGAACCAATTGTGGTCCCAGAGGTGGGTGGTCGCGGGAATCAGGGGCAAAACAGCGATGCAGGCGAGAAGGGCCGCGAAGGGGAGCATCGACCAGGCCGGGAGTGACACGTCGAAGGTGCTTTCTTGGGAAAACTGCTGACGGACAAAACCTTCTAGAGCCTAGCCCGCGCCCATCCCGCCCGCTTGGGCCTTGCGGCGTCTTGGGGCGAATCTGGACGCGTCCTGCCGCCTGTCGCGGCGCGGGCGCCGGAAGACCGGCGGGCGGCGAATATGATTGGGCCGACGGGGGAGGGGAAGCAATGAACGGCGTTGTTGGCGGGCCCTTGGACGAGGGTCCGTTCTATCACGGCACCAAAGCGGCGCTCGAGACGGGGGACCTGGTCGAGGCGGGGTGGCGGTCGAACTTCGGGGGACGGCATCGGGCAAACTTTGTGTACCTGACCGCCACGCTGGACGCCGCCACCTGGGGCGCGGAACTGGCTGTTGGCGCCGGGCCGGGCCGCATCTACGTGGTGGAGCCGACCGGCCCCTTCGAAGACGACCCGAACCTGACCGATCAACGCTTTCCGGGCAACCCGACAAGGTCCTACCGGACCAGGGCGCCCCTGCGCGTGGTGGGGGAGGTCGCGGACTGGGAGCCGCACCCACCCGAGGTCCTGGCGGCAATGCGGGAGAACCTCGAACGCCTCAAACGGCAGGGCGTTGAGGCGATCAACGACTGAAGCCCGTCCAAGGGTTGACCAGGGTGACTCCGGTGCCCGCGAAGTGAGCCGCGTTCCGCGTGACCAGGGTGAGGCCGTGGGTCAGGGCGGTCGCGGCGATGCGGGCGTCGTTCGCGGGCCGGGTCTGTTCGACATGGAGAGCCGCCGCCCGCCGGGCCACGGCGGCGGTTATGGGCAGGATGCGGCCGGAGAACCCGTCGAGGACCGATTCTGCGAACCAGCGGCGCAGGCGGGGCGCTCCGCCGTGCCGCCTCTCCTTCAGGAGGATGGCGAGCTCGATCTCCTCCACCGTCACCACGGAGATGAATGCACGCTCCAAATCGGTGGCACGGGACCAGGCGACAAGGTTCGGGTCTGGGCGGGGCTTGCCGAGGTCGCTCACGACCATGGTGTCGAGCAGCATCAATCGAGGTCCGCGGCGGCGGGAAGCTCGTCACGGGTCGGAGCGTCCCAGTCCTGCGGGACGGCTCCGCCCTCTTGCTCGAGCCATGAGGGACGCAGGGCGTCGAACACCCAGCGCGGGCCCATCCGAGCACGATAGTCCTCGGCGGTGAGCAGCACGTGCGTGGCGCGTCCCCGGTTCGTCACAAACACCGGGCCGCTGGCGGCTGCGCGCTTGGCGGCGGACACGTCGCGGTTGAATTCCTGAGCGCTGATTGTGGGCATCGACCTTCCTAACGTAGGCTCTTGCCTACTTTACTCGGGCCGCCATGCGTGTCGCACGGCTCCAGCCACGCGGGGGCCGGCCAGCTTTCGGAGCCCAAATGCGGGGCTATGCCGCGCGGCAAACTAGGCCGTAGCCGGTCCCACCCAGCAACGGCACCTGGTCGACGTCGAAGCCAGCGTTCCTGCTCGACCCGATCAGGGCATCCGGTTCGCGCAGCCGATACCCGCCGGTCTGGGTATGAGGATGAGCGTGGAGGAGGTCATTTGAGTAGAGCACGTTGACGAAGACGCCGCCGGGCCGGAGCACCCGTTTGACCTCGGCCATCGCGGTGTCCACATCCGGCCAGAAGTACACGGTGTTGATCGAGTACGCCTTCGAGAACCGGCCGTCCGGGAATGGCAGATGGGCGGCATCGCCGTTCTTGACGGTCAACCGCCCCCCGCGAACCAGGCGGCGGTTCCTGCGTCCGGCTGCCCGCACCATGCTGCCCGAGATGTCGACGCCCGCCAACGACGCCCCGGTGCGCTCGCCAAGCAGGCCGAGCACAAAGCCGTTGCCGCAGCCGACGTCCAACACGGAATCGGACCCGTCGGCTTCGAGCAGCCGCAACGCGGCCTCGTACAAGGGCCGGTTCTGCCGGTTCATCACCGCCGTGACCAGCGCGCCTCCCAACCCGGTCGGGTGGCCGAACTGCCTGGCCAGATACTCCTGAAAGCTCACAACCCGAGCCTATCGAGGCCGCCGGATGGGGGAGCGGGCCAGGGTTCTGACCAGTCAACATGTGGTGGGCCGTACTGGGATCGAACCAGTGACCTCTTCCGTGTGAAGGAAGCGCGCTCCCGCTGCGCCAACGGCCCTTGGACTAGCCGCAAAGCGGCAAGTGAAGATGCTACCAGGTTGCACCGCCCCAAGGGGTTGGCCAGCGTACGGCCCGCGCAAGCAAGGCCGCACGATGCCGTCTGAACGGTTCCCGGCCAGCGTCCCGGTGAGGGGAAAGGCGGGGCTGGGGGGCGGGCGGACGGCATAGGGCGCGTGGTTGGCGCGGCGGGACACGCGCTCTTACCTGCGGTTGGACCTCGCCTGGCATTTTGAGGTAATGTCGTAGCTCGCGTGTGGGGTGCCCCAAAAGGGCTACCACACCACGCGGATGTGGCTCAGTTGGTAGAGCATCACCTTGCCAAGGTGAGGGTCGCGGGTTCGAGTCCCGTCATCCGCTCGAAGCCCACCTCGGTGGAGTGGCCGAGAGGCGAGGCAGCGGCCTGCAAAGCCGTATACGCGGGTTCGAATCCCGTCTCCACCTCACTGAGCGGGTTTTGGGCCGTTGGCGCAGGGGTAGCGCGCTTCCTTGACACGGAAGAGGTCACTGGTTCAAATCCAGTACGGCCCACCAGAGTCCGCTCGCTCAAAAGGCCGATCTGTCCAGGTCGTCGGGGACGGACGGATCGTCGCGCGGGCGGTTGCACCCACCGGTTGTCGCTCTCGCGAGGCGGGGGTCAGTTGCTTAGACGGTAGCGGAAGGTGCGACCGTCGAGGCGTTCGCGTGTCACGCGGTCTGCTTTGGCGAGTCCGGCGAGCAGGTAGCGCACCTGGGGCACCGAGCGGCCCAAGGCGGCTGCCAGTTCCGTGGTCGTGGCCGGCGCTCGGGCCAGCAGGCGCAGGACTTGTTCGGCGGCGAGACTCGCCCCGGCCCACCCGCTATGCCCCGGGGCTCTCTCTTCTGCGAAGACTGTGAATCGAATGGCCTGGTCGTGAAACCGCAGCGGCTCCATTCCTCGTTCGCGCAAAGCGTGTTGCGCCGCTGGTATGCCGGTGCCGAGGCGCTCGACCACCCGGTCGCCGCGTTCGTCGCGCACAAACTGCAGGATCTCCGTCAGGCGAGCGTTCCGCAAACTCGACGGGGCCTTGCCAAGCCCCTCGACCGACATGCCGTACAGACCTCCAGGGTTGGCGATCAACAGGCCGATGCCTTGTCGTACCCGCAAGATGACCGGCTGATTGATAGACGAGGCGCTCAGGTCGCGGTGGATCAAGGCGTTTGCCACTAACTCCCGCACCGCGACTGGCGGATAGGCAGGCAGATCGCGAACGCTGCCGTCGGCTGGGTCGGCGACAATGGCACCGCGCGTGACACGCTTGACCCATGCCATGCAAGCGTCGATCATCTCCGGGATGGACCCGGTGACGTATTCCGCGTCGAGGGCGCGGATCCCCTCAGAGGCGTCCACAAGGCTGGCCTGGACGGCCAGAGACGGGTAGTGCTGCTGCGGGTAGACACCTAGGGCGAGCAGCCCGGCCAAGGTCGGTCGGGAGCCGTCTCTACCCAGCACCCCGGTCCTCACCATGATTTCCTCGTCAGCCATGGCCCCGAATCGGCGGGTGACCGCTCGCCGGTTGGCAAGGTATCGAGCCAGCGCGGCCGTGTCCAGATCGCCTATGTCCGCCTGGGCGACTTCCGCCTCGTCGTCGCGCGGGCTGCCACGTTGCGACACGAGGATTTGCTCCTCCGCGGCCCACAGCGGGTAATCGCCGTCGTACATCCGCAGGTACGCCTTTCCGTCCTTGACCACCCTGACCGGCTTGAGGTCGCGGGGAGCTTCGGGAACATGCGCCACGACCACATCCGCGCCGCCATAGGACCCCACCTCGGAGGTGACACTGATTGGGGGTTGCAACGCCTGCCTGGCCGTGTTCATGACGGCCTGCTGGCACAGCGCGACGTCGTAAACGCCGGTAGCGGCGAACCCGGACGCCTCGTCGACTCCGAAGACCAGGTCGCCTCCGCCTGGGGTGTTGGCGAACGCCGAGAGAGTCCTCGCCGTGTTCTCGGGGAAGCCGCCGCTCGCGGTCTTCGCCTCGATCGCTCTCGTGTCGCTGCCCTGCCGACGCAACTCGCTCAGCATTTCATTCAAATCCATTGCGAAATACTATCGCAAACACTGCAAAACAGTGCGAAACCGAACGGTCACAGTCCGAAACAGTGATGATACGGTGCCAAACAGTGTCATACCACTTGGCGCTTGAGCGTGGCGCGCTCTTCATCGCGGGCGTCGATCAGGGCGGCCGCCCGCCATCAGCCCACCGGTTTTGCGTTCAACCCCCGCGCCGACCATGGCCGCACCTGAGGCCGAGGCCGCCGGAGGCGGTCCAACGGCTCCGGTCCGGGACCGGCGGCAGCCCCACCCCACCCCCAGCGTTTACGGCCGTCCACATTCCAGACACTGTGCGCGCCTGCGGGTGTCAGCGCTATAGCCTGCGTCTATGTCTTCGCCCGGCATTGAGCAGATGCCAGCCTCGGATGCCCCCAGGGCCTGCGGCTGCGCCTGTCGAATGCCCGGCGCGCCCAGGGGCTAGCGGCTGTTCCGCGCTTAGCGACGACTTCCGCACGCCTTTGGGCCGCTAAGCGGTCCCCTCATCCCCGGCCTGTCTGGCCGCGCGTTGCCGCGCCGGTTCCCAGCTCAGTACACCAAATTCGACATTCCCACACCCCCTATCTCAAAGGAAACAAGCACATGTCACTCTCCCGCCGACCACGGTTGCGTTCCGCAGCTCTCCTAGCCGTTCCAGCGTTGGCCATTGGACTATTCGCCGCAGGTTGCAACACCGGCTCTGACGGCTCCGACGGCCCCAGCGGCTCCGGCGCTTCTGGCCAGCCTGGCGCCCAAGGCGAATACAACCCGGTTTCAACCTCCGGCACGCCGCCCGAAGGGCCCCTGATCCCGACGGGCACCGAGGAGGCGGGCGGCAAGACCATCGTGTGGCTCATCTTTGACGGGTTGGTCCGGGTCACGCCGGAGGGCGAGGTCATCAACGAAGTGGCGGAGGCGGTTGAATCCGAAGACGCCATCACCTGGAACATCACGCTCAAGCCCAACCAAAAGTTCGCCAACGGCGAGGTGGTCACGGCCGCCAGTTTTGTGGACGCCTGGAACTGGGGCGCCCAGTTGGACAACGCGCAGATAGCGGTCGGTGACCTGTCGGTGATCAAAGGCTTCAAAGATGTCCATCCCAGCGAAGAAGGCGCTGAGCCCACCGCGGAGACCATCTCCGGGCTAACAGTGGTGGACGATCTCCACTTCACCATCGAGTTGGAGGAGCCCTGGTCAGGATTCCGCAACCATCTGACCTCGGTGGTGTTCTGTCCCCTGCCCAAGGCCTTCTTCGAGGACCGGGAGACTTGGATCGAACAACCCATTGGCAACGGTCCCTATCAACTACGCGAGCCGATTGACGAGTCCACCGGCGCCTATCTTGAGGTCAACCCGAACTACACCGGCAGCCGCGTACCAGAAAACACCGGCGTCTACATCCGCTTCTACACGGATCCGGACGCGGTTTACCAGGACGTGCTGGCGGACAACCTTGACATTGGTTCCGCCTCCGGCGCAGGCCTTTTGACCGCGGCCGACGACTTCGGCGACCGCTTCCTCACCGGCCCCGGCGGCCCCAACCAGACCCTCACCTTCCCGTTGTATGACGAATGGTGGGCCAGCGCGGACGGCCTGAAGGTGCGGCAAGCGATCTCCTTGGCCATCGACCGCGAAGAGATCATCGAAACTATTTTCAACGGCTTGGGTGCCCCCGCCCGCGAGTTCACCCAAAAGGGCCTCTACGGCTGGCGGGACGACATCCCCGGATCAGACATTTTGGACTTCGACCCGGAGCGCGCCAAGAGGCTTTATGAAGAGGCCGGCGGCTACCCCGGAGGCACCCTGAAGATCTATTACAACGCCGACGGCGCGCACAAGGAGTGGACAGAGGCCGTTGCCAACCAGCTTCGCCAAAACCTTGGGTTGGAAGCGGTGTCAACCCCGGTGACAACGTTCCCCGAGTTCCTAGAACAACGCGACGCCGAAGAATTCGATGGTCCCTGGCGGGCCTCGGAGATTCCGTTCAACCCAGGCTTGGATGACGTGCTCCGCAACGTCTATTCGCAAACAGGCGGCGCCTCGAGCGGCTCTGGCTGGACCTCGGCAGAATTCGAATCACTCTTGACCCAGGGCCGCGCGCAAACCGATGTGGAGGCGGCCAACGATCTGTTCAACCAGGCCCAAGAGGTGCTGTTCCGCGACCTGCCGGCCATCCCGCTCTGGTACACGTACGGTTCAACCATTCATTCGAAACTGGTCTCCAACGTGCAGCGCACCCAATTCGGCTCCACCCTCTACCTGGTCCACAAGGAATCCAAATGAGCACCGCCGCAGCCGAGGCTGAGCCGCAGGGCGCCTACCGCCCGCCGCCTCCCTCGGTCACACTTCACACGTTGGACGGCCCACAGGGTCGCCTGCGCTACCAGGCCACCGCTGGATACCTGGACTTGGTGGAAGAGGACCCCACTGGGCCGGAAGCCAAGCCGCCACGCGCCACCGCCAGGGTGTTCCTCACCTCCTACGTGGCGCTCCCCGATGAGAGCAATCCCGCGCCGTCGGCCTCGCTGAAGCGTCCCGTTGTGTTTGTGTTCAACGGGGGTCCCGGCTCGTCCTCGGCTTGGCTTCACCTGGGGTTGTTCGGCCCGCGGCGGGTGGTGGCGCTGGACGGTGACCGGCGTTTGCCGCCGCCTCCCGAACTTGTGGACAACCTGGAAACACCGCTCTACCAGGCGGACCTGGTTCTGGTTGATCCGGTGGGCACGGGCTTCTCACGCGCCATCGAAGGCGAAGACCCGCACCGGCACCACGGAGTGGAGGAGGACGTGGAATCGGTCTCCGAGGTCATCCGCTTGTGGCTCGCGCGGAACGGCCGTTGGGGTTCCCCGGTGTTCATTGCGGGGGAATCCTACGGCGTGCTGCGCGGCACCAAGATAGCGGCGCACCTGGCCACACGGCACGGCCTGTACCTGGCCGGTTTGATCCTCATCTCATCCTCGCTGGGGGGCAGCGGCTTTGGGCCGGGAGGTTTCCTGGCCTCGCCCGGATTCCTCCCGACCTACGCGGCGGTGGCCCACTATCACGGGCTGCACCCGGGCCGGGAACTGGAAGACGTGGTGGCGGAAGCCGAACGGTACACGCTGGAGGAGTATGTGCCACTGCTGCTCCAAGGCAACCGGGCAAGCGACGAGGACAGGCGCCGCGGCATCGGCGGCTTGGCGAAGCTGACCGGTTTGAGCGAGAGCTTCATTGACCGGGCCAACCTGCTGATTGACCGGCGGCGGTTCCAAACCGAACTGCTGCGGGACCGGGGTCTGGTGGTCGGCGAGATCGACGGCCGGATCACCGGCTGGAACCCTGACCGAGCTGCGGAACTGCCGCTGCGGGACCCGACGGATGACGCGCTGCGCGGTGCCTACGCGGCGGGAATCAATCACTATCTGCGAAACGAATTGGGCTTTGAGACCGATTTGCCGTACGAGGTGTTGAGCGACCGAGTCCAGCCGTGGAAACCGGCCCAAGGCAAGCCGTTCGGCGGTTTTGGGTCGGTGCAGGCGCTGGGGCTGGCGCTGCGCACCAATCCGCACCTGAAGATCTTCTACCAGCTGGGCTACTACGACGTCTGCGTGCCGTACTTCGCAGCCCATCAGGACCTGGCGGAACTGGAGATTCCGGAGGAATTGCGCGCGGGCATCCGTGTGGAGCACTACAAGTCCGGCCACATGATCTACGTGGACGAGCCTTCACGGCTGGCGGAGACGGCCCACATAGCCGAGTTCCTCGAAGAATCCGGGCGGGCATGGGCCATTGCGCGCGGCAAGGCTGGCGGAGGAGGGGACCAGGGGTAATGGCCCGCTATGCTGCCGGCCGCGTTGGGCAAGCGGTCTTGGTGGTTCTGGCCGCCACCTTGCTCTTGTACGCGCTGGTCTACGCCATGCCCGGGGACCCAATCGCGGCGCTGGCGGGCGAGAACGGCCCCAAACTGGACGCGGCCACACGCGCCAAGATCGCGGAGCAATACAACCTGGACAAGCCGTTCATTGTGCAGTATCTGCTCTATCTGAAGGGCGTGTTCGCGGGCGACCTGGGCAGCACGTTTGCGCAGCGTCCCGTCCTAGAGATCATTGTGCGCGCTTTCCCGGTGACGTTCCGGCTGGCGGTGCTCACGGTGATCATCCAGACCGTGGTGGGTGTCACCGTGGGGGTGATAGCGGGCCGGAGGCGGGACGGCGCCCTGGACGGCGCCGTCACCACGGTCACCATGGTGTTGATCGGCGTGCCCACATTCGTATCCGCTTATGTGATCCAGTATTTCTTCGGCGTGAAGCTGGGCTGGGTCAAACCGACCGTATCCGCGCAGGCCACCTGGGGTGAACTGGTGCTACCGGCGGCCGTCTTGGCGCTGGGATCCTTGGCTTTCCTCATCCGGTTCACCCGTTCCGGGGTTTCTGAAAACCTAGGGGCGGAGCACGTGAGGTTCGCGCAGGCCCGTGGGCTCAGTGAATGGCAGGTCAACGTTTCACATGTGCTGCGAAACGCTCTGATCCCAATTGTCACGGTTGTAGGCACCGAATTCGGCGCGCTGCTGGGCGGGGCCATCATCACCGAGGCGGTGTTCAACATCCCCGGCTACGGGCAGCAGGTCTATCAAAACATCATCCGGGGCGCCTCCGCGCCCACCGTTTCATTGGTCACAGTTCTAGTGGTGGTGTTCGTTACGGTCAACCTGCTGGTCGACCTGGCCTACGCCGCGCTCAACCCGAAGGTCCGCTATGCCGCAGCCACTTGATTTGATTGAGCCCCCCGCGCCCGCCAGCGAGGAGGCCGGGCTTGTCGCAGAACCACAGCCAGCGCCCGCCGCGCCCGTCCCCACTCCAGTGGCCGCGCCCAAGGCCAAGCGGGCCAAAACGGAAGAACGTTCGCGTTCCGCGCTGGGCGAGGCATGGCACCGCCTGCGCCGCAGCAAACGGTTCTGGTTCTGCGCGGCTCTGACCACGTTTCTGCTGGTGGTGGCCGCCTTCCCGGCGTGGTTCACCGCGAAGGACCCGCATGACTGCGTGCTGGCCAATTCGCGGGCCCCAATGAGCCCCGAATTCCCGCTCGGTGCCGACTTCCAAGGCTGCGATGTGCTGACCACGGTGGTCTACGGCGCGCGGGCCTCAATTTCGGTTGGGTTGCTGGCGGCGGTGAGCGTCACCGCGTTTGGCGCCATCCTGGGCATTCTGGCGGGCTACTACGGCGGCCTGGCGGACGCCATAGTCTCCCGGATCACGGACACGTTCTTCGCCATCCCGCTTATTCTGGGGGCCATCGTGGCAATGCAGGTGGTGCCCGAACGCAACGTGTTCACGTTGGCTGCGGTGCTGACCGTATTTGGCTGGACCGGCACGGCACGCATTG
This is a stretch of genomic DNA from Bifidobacteriaceae bacterium. It encodes these proteins:
- the arr gene encoding NAD(+)--rifampin ADP-ribosyltransferase, which codes for MNGVVGGPLDEGPFYHGTKAALETGDLVEAGWRSNFGGRHRANFVYLTATLDAATWGAELAVGAGPGRIYVVEPTGPFEDDPNLTDQRFPGNPTRSYRTRAPLRVVGEVADWEPHPPEVLAAMRENLERLKRQGVEAIND
- a CDS encoding type II toxin-antitoxin system VapC family toxin, translating into MLLDTMVVSDLGKPRPDPNLVAWSRATDLERAFISVVTVEEIELAILLKERRHGGAPRLRRWFAESVLDGFSGRILPITAAVARRAAALHVEQTRPANDARIAATALTHGLTLVTRNAAHFAGTGVTLVNPWTGFSR
- a CDS encoding type II toxin-antitoxin system Phd/YefM family antitoxin, giving the protein MPTISAQEFNRDVSAAKRAAASGPVFVTNRGRATHVLLTAEDYRARMGPRWVFDALRPSWLEQEGGAVPQDWDAPTRDELPAAADLD
- a CDS encoding class I SAM-dependent methyltransferase, translated to MSFQEYLARQFGHPTGLGGALVTAVMNRQNRPLYEAALRLLEADGSDSVLDVGCGNGFVLGLLGERTGASLAGVDISGSMVRAAGRRNRRLVRGGRLTVKNGDAAHLPFPDGRFSKAYSINTVYFWPDVDTAMAEVKRVLRPGGVFVNVLYSNDLLHAHPHTQTGGYRLREPDALIGSSRNAGFDVDQVPLLGGTGYGLVCRAA
- a CDS encoding putative DNA binding domain-containing protein, which encodes MDLNEMLSELRRQGSDTRAIEAKTASGGFPENTARTLSAFANTPGGGDLVFGVDEASGFAATGVYDVALCQQAVMNTARQALQPPISVTSEVGSYGGADVVVAHVPEAPRDLKPVRVVKDGKAYLRMYDGDYPLWAAEEQILVSQRGSPRDDEAEVAQADIGDLDTAALARYLANRRAVTRRFGAMADEEIMVRTGVLGRDGSRPTLAGLLALGVYPQQHYPSLAVQASLVDASEGIRALDAEYVTGSIPEMIDACMAWVKRVTRGAIVADPADGSVRDLPAYPPVAVRELVANALIHRDLSASSINQPVILRVRQGIGLLIANPGGLYGMSVEGLGKAPSSLRNARLTEILQFVRDERGDRVVERLGTGIPAAQHALRERGMEPLRFHDQAIRFTVFAEERAPGHSGWAGASLAAEQVLRLLARAPATTTELAAALGRSVPQVRYLLAGLAKADRVTRERLDGRTFRYRLSN
- a CDS encoding ABC transporter substrate-binding protein → MAIGLFAAGCNTGSDGSDGPSGSGASGQPGAQGEYNPVSTSGTPPEGPLIPTGTEEAGGKTIVWLIFDGLVRVTPEGEVINEVAEAVESEDAITWNITLKPNQKFANGEVVTAASFVDAWNWGAQLDNAQIAVGDLSVIKGFKDVHPSEEGAEPTAETISGLTVVDDLHFTIELEEPWSGFRNHLTSVVFCPLPKAFFEDRETWIEQPIGNGPYQLREPIDESTGAYLEVNPNYTGSRVPENTGVYIRFYTDPDAVYQDVLADNLDIGSASGAGLLTAADDFGDRFLTGPGGPNQTLTFPLYDEWWASADGLKVRQAISLAIDREEIIETIFNGLGAPAREFTQKGLYGWRDDIPGSDILDFDPERAKRLYEEAGGYPGGTLKIYYNADGAHKEWTEAVANQLRQNLGLEAVSTPVTTFPEFLEQRDAEEFDGPWRASEIPFNPGLDDVLRNVYSQTGGASSGSGWTSAEFESLLTQGRAQTDVEAANDLFNQAQEVLFRDLPAIPLWYTYGSTIHSKLVSNVQRTQFGSTLYLVHKESK
- a CDS encoding ABC transporter permease, which codes for MARYAAGRVGQAVLVVLAATLLLYALVYAMPGDPIAALAGENGPKLDAATRAKIAEQYNLDKPFIVQYLLYLKGVFAGDLGSTFAQRPVLEIIVRAFPVTFRLAVLTVIIQTVVGVTVGVIAGRRRDGALDGAVTTVTMVLIGVPTFVSAYVIQYFFGVKLGWVKPTVSAQATWGELVLPAAVLALGSLAFLIRFTRSGVSENLGAEHVRFAQARGLSEWQVNVSHVLRNALIPIVTVVGTEFGALLGGAIITEAVFNIPGYGQQVYQNIIRGASAPTVSLVTVLVVVFVTVNLLVDLAYAALNPKVRYAAAT
- a CDS encoding ABC transporter permease, which produces MPQPLDLIEPPAPASEEAGLVAEPQPAPAAPVPTPVAAPKAKRAKTEERSRSALGEAWHRLRRSKRFWFCAALTTFLLVVAAFPAWFTAKDPHDCVLANSRAPMSPEFPLGADFQGCDVLTTVVYGARASISVGLLAAVSVTAFGAILGILAGYYGGLADAIVSRITDTFFAIPLILGAIVAMQVVPERNVFTLAAVLTVFGWTGTARIARSATIEVKTKDYIAAARTLGASHKRIIATHILPGVLGPLIVVVTMAIGGLIAAEASLSYLNIGLPPDVPSWGKAISDGKTVLKANPTILLFPAGALAITVFNFLLLGDAVRDAFSPKGRLT